In Papaver somniferum cultivar HN1 chromosome 1, ASM357369v1, whole genome shotgun sequence, a genomic segment contains:
- the LOC113333327 gene encoding putative zinc finger protein CONSTANS-LIKE 11 isoform X2, with protein MNPLCQLCGIEKALVYCTPDDARLCLQCDTVVHSANRLSLRHLRGIMCDRCYSRPASIRCTENSFSFCENCRSNQKGCLVPSHPHLELPCYPLCPSGPEFLKLFPFAFDASFLNGADSGPLLSVSGGILSTIEHCLSNGWDSGENGNSVVNVLNDMGPCTKFEPSINPPIAFENTPSSMSYNKNQPDLFQKETDFSPEGLSQFKDIELCEDDDICEGFNIADVDLSFDGDNLFGCAQSNPKFIPGMDCFNLDKDIQVVDSLHLHENDIEVSSSMQPDCVGLQSPCVTGSVSVSQCVNSSMDEVLLNATGGNRSINLSFSNEPQTLSLSNITGERRVCDYQDCGVSSMFLTGESSWDPSLETGSPQAREKAKMRYKEKKKTRTKRRMY; from the exons ATGAATCCGTTATGTCAACTCTGTGGAATAGAGAAAGCACTAGTTTATTGTACACCAGATGATGCTCGTCTTTGTTTACAATGTGATACTGTGGTTCATTCTGCCAATCGTCTTTCACTACGTCATTTAAGAGGAATAATGTGCGACAGATGTTATTCGCGACCAGCATCAATACGATGCACAGaaaattctttctcattttgtgAAAATTGTAGATCGAATCAGAAGGGTTGTTTAGTACCTAGTCATCCTCACTTGGAATTGCCATGCTATCCACTGTGTCCATCTGGGCCCGAGTTCTTGAAGTTATTTCCTTTTGCTTTTGATGCTTCATTTCTAAATGGGGCGGATTCCGGGCCACTACTATCAGTATCAGGAGGGATCTTGTCTACCATAGAACACTGTCTTAGTAATGGTTGGGATTCCGGCGAGAATGGGAATTCCGTTGTGAATGTGTTGAATGACATGGGACCTTGCACAAAGTTTGAACCTTCAATTAATCCACCTATTGCATTTGAAAATACTCCGAGTTCTATGTCTTACAATAAAAATCAACCAGATTTGTTCCAAAAGGAGACAGATTTCTCACCTGAG GGTCTTTCACAATTCAAAGATATTGAATTGTGCGAGGACGATGACATTTGTGAAGGCTTCAACATTGCGGATGTTGATTTAAGTTTTGATGGGGATAATCTATTTGGCTGTGCACAAAGTAATCCCAAGTTCATTCCAGGGATGGATTGCTTTAACTTGGACAAAGATATCCAAGTTGTTGATTCATTGCATCTTCATGAGAACGACATAGAG GTGTCTTCCTCTATGCAACCTGATTGTGTAGGTCTTCAATCACCTTGTGTCACCGGGTCAGTAAGCGTTTCACAGTGTGTAAACAGTAGTATGGATGAAGTACTTTTAAATGCCACTGGTGGCAACAGAAGcataaatttaagtttttcaaatgaACCTCAAACACTATCTCTCTCCAACATCACTGGAGAAAGAAGAGTTTGTGATTATCAAGATTGTGGCGTATCATCAATGTTCCTAACCGGTGAATCTTCATGGGACCCAAGTCTGGAAACTGGGTCTCCGCAGGCACGCGAAAAAGCAAAGATGAGAtacaaggaaaagaagaaaacccGAAC CAAAAGGAGAATGTATTAA
- the LOC113333327 gene encoding putative zinc finger protein CONSTANS-LIKE 11 isoform X1 — MNPLCQLCGIEKALVYCTPDDARLCLQCDTVVHSANRLSLRHLRGIMCDRCYSRPASIRCTENSFSFCENCRSNQKGCLVPSHPHLELPCYPLCPSGPEFLKLFPFAFDASFLNGADSGPLLSVSGGILSTIEHCLSNGWDSGENGNSVVNVLNDMGPCTKFEPSINPPIAFENTPSSMSYNKNQPDLFQKETDFSPEGLSQFKDIELCEDDDICEGFNIADVDLSFDGDNLFGCAQSNPKFIPGMDCFNLDKDIQVVDSLHLHENDIEVSSSMQPDCVGLQSPCVTGSVSVSQCVNSSMDEVLLNATGGNRSINLSFSNEPQTLSLSNITGERRVCDYQDCGVSSMFLTGESSWDPSLETGSPQAREKAKMRYKEKKKTRTFGKQIRYASRKARADTRKRVKGRFVKAGEAYDYDPLPSRDY; from the exons ATGAATCCGTTATGTCAACTCTGTGGAATAGAGAAAGCACTAGTTTATTGTACACCAGATGATGCTCGTCTTTGTTTACAATGTGATACTGTGGTTCATTCTGCCAATCGTCTTTCACTACGTCATTTAAGAGGAATAATGTGCGACAGATGTTATTCGCGACCAGCATCAATACGATGCACAGaaaattctttctcattttgtgAAAATTGTAGATCGAATCAGAAGGGTTGTTTAGTACCTAGTCATCCTCACTTGGAATTGCCATGCTATCCACTGTGTCCATCTGGGCCCGAGTTCTTGAAGTTATTTCCTTTTGCTTTTGATGCTTCATTTCTAAATGGGGCGGATTCCGGGCCACTACTATCAGTATCAGGAGGGATCTTGTCTACCATAGAACACTGTCTTAGTAATGGTTGGGATTCCGGCGAGAATGGGAATTCCGTTGTGAATGTGTTGAATGACATGGGACCTTGCACAAAGTTTGAACCTTCAATTAATCCACCTATTGCATTTGAAAATACTCCGAGTTCTATGTCTTACAATAAAAATCAACCAGATTTGTTCCAAAAGGAGACAGATTTCTCACCTGAG GGTCTTTCACAATTCAAAGATATTGAATTGTGCGAGGACGATGACATTTGTGAAGGCTTCAACATTGCGGATGTTGATTTAAGTTTTGATGGGGATAATCTATTTGGCTGTGCACAAAGTAATCCCAAGTTCATTCCAGGGATGGATTGCTTTAACTTGGACAAAGATATCCAAGTTGTTGATTCATTGCATCTTCATGAGAACGACATAGAG GTGTCTTCCTCTATGCAACCTGATTGTGTAGGTCTTCAATCACCTTGTGTCACCGGGTCAGTAAGCGTTTCACAGTGTGTAAACAGTAGTATGGATGAAGTACTTTTAAATGCCACTGGTGGCAACAGAAGcataaatttaagtttttcaaatgaACCTCAAACACTATCTCTCTCCAACATCACTGGAGAAAGAAGAGTTTGTGATTATCAAGATTGTGGCGTATCATCAATGTTCCTAACCGGTGAATCTTCATGGGACCCAAGTCTGGAAACTGGGTCTCCGCAGGCACGCGAAAAAGCAAAGATGAGAtacaaggaaaagaagaaaacccGAAC ATTTGGGAAACAAATAAGATATGCTTCTCGTAAAGCTAGAGCAGACACAAGAAAACGGGTGAAAGGCAGATTTGTGAAGGCTGGTGAAGCTTACGACTACGATCCTCTACCATCAAGAGACTATTGA